Within the Vicinamibacteria bacterium genome, the region CTCGGAAGGAAGCGGAGCAAGCGATTGCCAACGCCGAGGCGCTCCTTGAGTTCTGTCGTCATCAAATCAGTCGATAAGAGTCGGGTCCGTGAAGCCATGGACAACTATGCGCGATTCCTCTTTTCGCGGCGTCCCGAGATCGAGGAGATCGTGGTCTTCGGATCCTTCGAGAACGATAGCTACGCGCCGGGGAGCGACATCGACGTCTTCCTGCTATTGAGTGAATCCCCGAAGCCCATCCGCGACCGGATTCCCGACTATCTGCCCCGGTCGTTCCCCACCGGAGTCGACTTGTTCCCTTACACCCACGAGGAGATATCCCG harbors:
- a CDS encoding nucleotidyltransferase domain-containing protein, producing the protein MDNYARFLFSRRPEIEEIVVFGSFENDSYAPGSDIDVFLLLSESPKPIRDRIPDYLPRSFPTGVDLFPYTHEEISRLEPSPVLEAVRRSRWRYSRATHGR